The proteins below are encoded in one region of Streptomyces sp. NBC_01689:
- a CDS encoding RNA-guided endonuclease InsQ/TnpB family protein, with protein sequence MQLRYNFRLDPTPGQRTALAQAFGCARVVFNDGLRVRQEAHAAGLPYIKDTDLQKQVITAAKRAPEREWLGEVSSVVLVQALSDLHTAYRNFFASVTGRRKGPKVAAPRFRSRKDNRQAIRLTRNGFSLRSNGRLYVAKVGEIPVRWSRELPSDPSSVTVVKDAAGRYFASFVVQTDPSEVLPETTGDVGIDLGLTHFAVLSDGRKVSSPKFLRRAERKLRKAQQALSRKQKGSSNRKKAAARVARLHARVADARRDHHHKLSTAIIRENQAVYVEDLCVKGLGRTRLAKSVHDAGWAQFTAMLEYKAARYGRTFGKVDRWLPSSQTCHVCMVIDGPKPLNVREWTCQGCQTTHDRDVNAARIVLAAGRAESQNACGGTVSPSV encoded by the coding sequence ATGCAGCTTCGGTACAACTTCCGCCTCGACCCCACGCCGGGCCAGCGCACCGCGCTTGCCCAGGCGTTTGGGTGCGCGCGGGTCGTCTTCAACGACGGCCTCCGCGTCCGGCAGGAAGCCCACGCGGCGGGGCTGCCGTACATCAAGGACACCGACTTGCAGAAGCAGGTCATCACCGCCGCGAAGCGCGCCCCCGAGCGGGAGTGGCTGGGCGAGGTGTCGTCGGTGGTGCTGGTGCAGGCGCTCTCCGACCTGCACACCGCGTACCGGAACTTCTTCGCCTCGGTCACCGGCAGGAGGAAGGGCCCAAAGGTGGCCGCTCCCCGGTTCCGGTCACGGAAGGACAACCGGCAGGCGATCCGGCTCACCCGCAACGGCTTCTCCCTTCGCTCGAACGGCCGCCTGTACGTGGCGAAGGTCGGCGAGATCCCCGTGCGCTGGTCCCGCGAGCTGCCCTCGGACCCGTCCTCGGTCACCGTGGTCAAGGACGCGGCCGGACGGTACTTCGCGAGCTTCGTCGTCCAGACCGACCCGTCCGAGGTGCTGCCGGAGACGACCGGCGACGTCGGAATCGACCTCGGCCTCACCCACTTCGCGGTGCTCTCCGACGGCCGGAAGGTGTCCTCTCCGAAGTTCCTGCGCCGGGCAGAGCGGAAGCTCCGCAAGGCGCAGCAGGCCCTCTCGCGCAAGCAGAAGGGCAGCAGCAACCGGAAGAAGGCCGCCGCCCGTGTGGCGCGGCTGCACGCCCGCGTCGCCGACGCGCGGCGGGACCACCACCACAAGCTGTCCACGGCGATCATCCGCGAGAACCAAGCGGTGTACGTCGAGGACCTGTGTGTGAAGGGTCTCGGCCGCACCCGGCTCGCGAAGTCCGTCCACGACGCCGGATGGGCCCAGTTCACGGCCATGTTGGAGTACAAGGCCGCCCGCTACGGGCGCACCTTCGGCAAGGTCGACCGCTGGCTCCCGTCCTCGCAGACCTGCCACGTGTGCATGGTCATCGACGGACCCAAGCCCCTCAACGTCCGGGAGTGGACGTGCCAGGGATGCCAGACCACCCACGACCGGGACGTGAACGCGGCCCGCATCGTGCTCGCCGCAGGACGTGCGGAGAGCCAAAACGCCTGCGGAGGGACCGTAAGCCCCTCCGTCTGA
- a CDS encoding GntR family transcriptional regulator — MATKEPGKIERIAADLRAKIESGKYPPGGKLPSVSELQAAEGIAFQTARDVFRVLEREGLAFTRQGKGSFVTPFLGKITRDGTGRYQPSARSEGGARGAFEAELNRLGLIYKPSPTEIDRVRPPQDVAAAFGLHHSAKAISRYRAMRAGRDTADPDEGFVVQLATSWFPVDVAGGTSIEKQDTGPGGSKSRLAELGYAQKRIRESIEVRFPTPAEAEALSIPDDRQVYELVHHASTAEGRIVEVAVHVMPANIWRFSYTWELDAE; from the coding sequence GTGGCCACGAAGGAGCCGGGCAAGATCGAGCGCATCGCTGCTGATCTCCGAGCGAAGATCGAGAGCGGGAAGTACCCGCCGGGCGGGAAGCTGCCGAGTGTGTCCGAGCTGCAGGCGGCCGAGGGAATCGCCTTCCAGACGGCTCGTGACGTCTTCCGCGTCCTGGAGCGGGAAGGCCTCGCCTTCACCCGACAGGGCAAGGGCTCATTCGTGACCCCGTTCCTGGGCAAGATCACCCGCGACGGGACCGGCAGGTACCAGCCGTCAGCCCGGTCCGAGGGCGGCGCCCGTGGCGCTTTCGAGGCTGAGCTGAACCGCCTCGGGCTGATCTACAAGCCGTCTCCCACGGAGATCGACCGGGTTCGACCTCCGCAGGACGTTGCCGCCGCCTTCGGGCTGCACCACTCCGCAAAGGCCATCAGCCGGTACCGGGCCATGCGCGCCGGCAGGGACACGGCGGACCCCGACGAGGGGTTCGTCGTCCAGCTCGCAACGTCCTGGTTCCCTGTGGACGTCGCGGGCGGTACCAGCATCGAGAAGCAGGACACCGGCCCCGGAGGCAGCAAGAGCCGTCTGGCCGAGCTCGGGTACGCACAGAAGCGCATCCGGGAGTCCATCGAGGTCCGGTTCCCGACCCCGGCCGAAGCGGAAGCGCTGAGCATCCCGGACGACCGCCAGGTATACGAGCTGGTTCATCACGCGTCGACAGCGGAGGGCCGCATCGTGGAAGTCGCGGTGCACGTCATGCCGGCGAACATCTGGCGCTTCTCGTACACGTGGGAGCTGGACGCCGAATAG
- a CDS encoding ParA family protein: protein MTTSPGEPLGPGGPPRIALPSLDIPAGDRLETVSAWDADTPYQAWRPQILVPATFRPAEPPRTYVVVNQKGGAGKTTTVVELAAALASGGLRVRVIDADHQEAALSVWLLPQYPADSPRHSLRSVFFDECTLAEATYPTLFDGVDIVPSGLDLSRVEYERPIGAENAIAAALAQEAEEAGGHSPYDVTLIDAAPSLGLVTVAALTAGDEALVPVKVGGLDMKAMASLDRTIRSVQRKTNPKLKVGAVFLTAWDKSDFARQLATKVSEDYPEAVVVPIRRNVRAAEAPIAEQPVRLYAPKSTAAGDYDQAARILLQTPGAAA from the coding sequence ATGACTACATCACCTGGAGAACCGCTCGGCCCCGGGGGGCCGCCACGGATCGCACTGCCATCTCTCGACATTCCGGCCGGTGACCGGCTGGAGACTGTCTCCGCCTGGGACGCCGATACGCCGTACCAGGCATGGCGGCCGCAGATCCTCGTACCGGCAACGTTCCGCCCTGCGGAGCCGCCCCGAACGTACGTCGTCGTGAACCAGAAGGGCGGGGCGGGCAAGACCACCACCGTGGTGGAGCTCGCCGCCGCACTGGCCTCTGGTGGTCTCCGGGTCCGCGTGATCGACGCCGACCACCAGGAGGCCGCCCTGTCGGTGTGGCTCCTGCCGCAGTACCCGGCCGACTCGCCGCGCCACTCGCTGCGGTCGGTGTTCTTCGACGAGTGCACGCTGGCCGAGGCGACCTATCCCACCCTGTTCGACGGCGTCGACATCGTGCCGTCCGGGCTGGACCTGTCGCGGGTGGAGTACGAGCGGCCGATCGGGGCGGAGAACGCCATCGCGGCCGCGCTCGCCCAGGAGGCGGAGGAGGCCGGCGGACACTCGCCGTACGACGTGACGCTGATCGACGCTGCCCCGTCTCTCGGTCTGGTCACCGTCGCCGCGCTCACCGCCGGGGACGAGGCCCTGGTGCCCGTGAAGGTGGGCGGCCTGGACATGAAGGCGATGGCGTCGCTGGACCGCACGATCCGCAGCGTCCAGCGCAAGACCAACCCGAAGCTCAAGGTCGGCGCGGTCTTCCTCACCGCGTGGGACAAGAGCGACTTTGCCCGGCAGCTCGCCACGAAGGTGAGCGAGGACTACCCGGAGGCGGTCGTCGTGCCGATCCGGCGGAACGTCCGCGCGGCGGAGGCTCCGATCGCGGAGCAGCCGGTGCGGCTGTACGCGCCGAAGTCGACGGCGGCCGGGGACTACGACCAGGCCGCGCGCATCCTCCTGCAGACGCCGGGGGCCGCAGCGTGA
- a CDS encoding conjugal transfer protein TraB: MSDLEVRPVHLPDSTGGRPSFLALAARVTSFSTAAFTLVEGLRLLRREMERDADEADRLAEMCDQAEVEPRFTSLIRDADVALRAVATTSGEAATVVDDMATAADDLNAAHDREYRGVYETVQSSGVQQARPGFYRTR, translated from the coding sequence ATGAGCGACCTGGAAGTGCGCCCCGTTCACCTGCCCGACAGCACCGGAGGGCGGCCCTCCTTTCTGGCCCTGGCCGCACGAGTGACGTCGTTCTCCACCGCCGCGTTCACGCTCGTCGAAGGGCTGCGGCTGCTGCGGCGGGAGATGGAACGCGACGCCGACGAGGCCGACCGCCTGGCCGAGATGTGCGACCAGGCCGAGGTAGAGCCGCGGTTCACCTCGCTCATCCGGGATGCCGACGTGGCGCTGCGCGCGGTCGCCACGACGTCCGGTGAGGCGGCGACCGTCGTCGACGACATGGCCACGGCCGCCGACGACCTGAACGCCGCGCACGACCGGGAGTACCGGGGCGTGTACGAGACCGTCCAGTCCTCGGGCGTCCAGCAGGCCCGCCCCGGGTTCTACCGCACCCGCTGA
- a CDS encoding YlcI/YnfO family protein, with protein MTKNVNVRFPDDVHRAAVAAAAADDRSLNSWLVAVVRRAAEAQKEAERTPPLRGSDARMG; from the coding sequence ATGACGAAGAACGTGAACGTGCGCTTCCCCGATGACGTCCACCGCGCGGCCGTAGCCGCCGCTGCGGCCGATGACCGGTCCCTGAACTCGTGGCTGGTCGCCGTGGTACGCCGAGCCGCCGAGGCCCAGAAGGAAGCGGAGCGAACTCCGCCGCTGCGCGGCTCCGACGCGAGGATGGGCTAA
- a CDS encoding DUF2637 domain-containing protein: MATAAMPLSGGDQRPVPAALNDVPVTPAVVPVAPAAVPGTVKGPGLGALTRAQQITAGVIVFAALVLAGIGLYLSFEHVAAFAHDRLRFQSLGKARLFTVGVDVGILVLIALDLLMAWLRRPVAWVRYPVWLLTGATVVLNAASAAPATGAWQPVDYVAAFAHGIVPLLFIVVVELGKTSVDRIVRPTSDEVAARVPLHRWFLAPAPTFALWRRMRLWAVPTYTEAVQRDQEMRVYRVLLERRYGRGWKRKAPADLLLPLTMAPYGLTIDEALALPRQAEEREALLREAKEEAQADADARAADRAAEAQIGALRRNGAVQAVQHEVTASTEQAALTARAGLVAAERAAEGEVQALETAAAAEAEARRAAAVKQAAEDRERAAGTEARAAGIEEAAAEARQRAAEADALAKAAQARAERDEQEAAAARQLAAEADALAAETRLRIAGIERRAAEAEDEARLSPKDRAVRRLARLALIEHDGNVEAIHLETIAEEFTVSTTTASNYRRWAIELLAEGYRI, encoded by the coding sequence GTGGCTACCGCCGCAATGCCCCTGAGCGGAGGCGACCAGCGTCCCGTTCCCGCCGCACTGAACGACGTTCCCGTCACGCCTGCCGTCGTTCCCGTCGCACCGGCGGCCGTTCCCGGCACGGTCAAGGGTCCCGGCCTCGGGGCGCTGACCCGGGCGCAGCAGATCACCGCCGGGGTGATCGTCTTCGCTGCGCTGGTCCTCGCCGGGATCGGCCTGTACCTGTCGTTCGAGCACGTTGCCGCGTTCGCCCACGACCGGCTGCGGTTCCAGAGCCTGGGCAAGGCGCGGCTGTTCACGGTCGGCGTGGACGTCGGGATCCTCGTCCTGATCGCCCTGGACCTGCTGATGGCCTGGCTTCGCCGCCCGGTCGCCTGGGTCCGCTACCCGGTGTGGCTGCTGACAGGCGCGACCGTGGTCCTGAACGCCGCTTCCGCCGCCCCGGCAACGGGCGCCTGGCAGCCCGTGGATTACGTGGCAGCGTTCGCCCACGGCATCGTCCCGCTGCTGTTCATCGTCGTGGTGGAGCTCGGCAAAACCAGCGTCGACCGCATCGTCCGCCCCACCAGCGACGAGGTGGCCGCCCGCGTCCCGCTCCACCGCTGGTTCCTCGCCCCCGCCCCCACGTTCGCCCTGTGGCGTCGCATGCGCCTGTGGGCTGTCCCCACGTACACGGAGGCCGTCCAGCGGGACCAGGAGATGCGCGTCTACCGGGTACTGCTGGAACGCCGGTACGGCCGCGGTTGGAAGCGCAAGGCGCCGGCCGATCTGCTGCTCCCCCTCACGATGGCTCCGTACGGCCTCACCATCGACGAGGCCTTGGCCCTGCCCCGGCAGGCCGAGGAGCGCGAGGCGCTGCTGAGGGAGGCGAAGGAGGAGGCACAGGCGGACGCGGACGCCCGGGCGGCCGATAGGGCCGCCGAGGCCCAGATCGGCGCCCTGCGAAGGAATGGAGCCGTTCAGGCCGTGCAGCACGAGGTGACCGCGTCGACCGAGCAGGCCGCCTTGACCGCACGGGCCGGGCTGGTCGCCGCCGAGCGGGCTGCTGAGGGCGAGGTGCAGGCACTGGAGACGGCAGCCGCAGCCGAAGCTGAGGCCCGCCGGGCAGCCGCGGTGAAGCAGGCCGCCGAGGACCGCGAGCGCGCGGCGGGAACGGAAGCACGCGCGGCGGGAATCGAGGAGGCCGCCGCTGAAGCCCGGCAACGCGCAGCGGAAGCGGACGCCCTCGCGAAGGCCGCACAGGCCCGCGCCGAGCGGGACGAGCAGGAGGCTGCGGCCGCCCGGCAGCTCGCAGCGGAAGCGGACGCCCTCGCGGCGGAAACGCGACTGCGTATCGCGGGAATCGAGCGGCGGGCGGCGGAAGCCGAGGACGAAGCGCGGCTCTCGCCGAAGGACCGGGCTGTGCGACGGCTCGCCCGCCTGGCCCTGATCGAGCACGACGGGAACGTCGAGGCGATCCACCTGGAGACGATCGCGGAGGAGTTCACCGTGTCGACCACGACCGCGTCGAACTACCGCCGCTGGGCCATCGAGCTGCTGGCCGAGGGCTACCGGATCTGA
- a CDS encoding UTRA domain-containing protein, protein MPSNTIGADGTITRDARSRYRQRAENGAHGAFEAETKRAGGAPRADVDVVRETAPADVAAILGEGAETEVVIRRRRMYDGERLVQLADTYLPAFVAEAAPAVAQLDTGQGGIISRMADAGLAQTDVVEDVTQAPATAAQAEALGLEVGELLLTITHTGRTEDGRTVEVTRHVLGRGWTLRYGVPLD, encoded by the coding sequence ATGCCGAGCAACACCATCGGGGCCGACGGGACGATCACCCGCGACGCCCGGAGCCGCTACCGGCAGCGGGCAGAGAACGGCGCCCACGGGGCGTTCGAGGCCGAGACGAAGCGGGCGGGAGGAGCACCGCGCGCTGATGTCGACGTCGTGCGCGAGACGGCCCCGGCCGACGTCGCCGCAATTCTCGGCGAGGGCGCAGAGACGGAGGTCGTCATTCGACGCCGCCGCATGTACGACGGGGAACGCCTGGTCCAGCTCGCCGACACGTACCTCCCCGCGTTCGTCGCGGAGGCGGCCCCGGCGGTTGCCCAGCTCGACACCGGACAGGGCGGGATCATCTCCCGCATGGCTGACGCGGGCCTGGCGCAGACGGACGTCGTTGAGGACGTCACGCAGGCGCCGGCAACCGCCGCCCAGGCCGAAGCCCTCGGTCTCGAGGTGGGCGAGCTACTGCTCACCATCACGCACACCGGGCGTACCGAGGACGGTCGGACAGTTGAGGTCACCCGGCACGTTCTCGGCCGCGGCTGGACGCTGCGCTACGGCGTCCCGCTCGACTAG
- a CDS encoding site-specific integrase, whose product MPETTAVEVVDAELVDEDESGALLPAVSRPVARPLVDRHTMLRPGEAVPTTADAPTYSEADFRISQETADLLDEAPPANTSRTYSWAWSKFDAWCAERGRVPLPCTTATFVEYVGHLIREDMAPATIRVHMSAIRSRHPDDQKPGTKKAGEAIRAHGRRRAKAGHRPKKAPAVTTSMLGALVATCTGSTPREEVTALRDAALFTIGWGMLSRRSELAGLLIEQVDVEEEGVTVHVAFSKTDQDAEGEDTFIPADPDPAVCPVGRVSAWLAELRRQGITSGPLFRAVTRSGTIPSRSRGDFLTPDSIGAIVKHRAKLAGVSNPAAVKNPDRITAHGLRRGPAQYLARNGQDPTAQGRWKQGSRTVEKHYLAPARGRENNPFIAARTVEEK is encoded by the coding sequence GTGCCCGAGACGACCGCGGTTGAAGTCGTCGACGCCGAGCTGGTCGACGAGGACGAGAGCGGCGCACTGCTGCCCGCCGTGTCCCGTCCGGTCGCCCGGCCCCTGGTGGACCGTCACACGATGCTGCGTCCCGGGGAGGCCGTGCCGACGACGGCGGACGCCCCGACGTACAGCGAGGCGGACTTCCGCATCTCACAGGAGACGGCCGACCTGCTGGACGAGGCGCCGCCCGCGAACACGTCGCGCACCTACAGCTGGGCCTGGAGCAAGTTCGACGCGTGGTGCGCCGAGCGGGGCCGGGTGCCGCTGCCGTGCACCACGGCGACGTTCGTGGAGTACGTCGGCCACCTGATCCGCGAGGACATGGCTCCGGCCACCATCCGCGTGCACATGTCCGCGATCCGCTCCCGCCACCCCGACGACCAGAAGCCGGGGACGAAGAAGGCCGGCGAGGCGATCCGCGCTCACGGCCGCCGACGGGCGAAGGCGGGCCACCGTCCGAAGAAGGCCCCGGCCGTCACGACGTCGATGCTCGGCGCGCTGGTAGCCACCTGCACCGGCAGCACGCCCCGCGAGGAGGTCACCGCTCTCCGGGACGCCGCGCTCTTCACGATCGGCTGGGGGATGCTCTCGCGCCGCTCCGAGCTGGCCGGTCTGCTCATCGAGCAGGTCGACGTCGAGGAGGAGGGCGTCACTGTGCACGTGGCGTTCTCCAAGACGGACCAGGACGCCGAAGGCGAGGACACGTTCATCCCGGCCGACCCCGACCCGGCCGTCTGCCCGGTCGGCCGGGTGTCCGCCTGGCTCGCGGAGCTCCGCCGCCAGGGCATCACGTCCGGACCGCTGTTCCGCGCCGTGACCCGCAGCGGCACCATCCCGTCCCGCAGCCGAGGTGACTTCCTCACGCCCGACAGCATCGGCGCCATCGTGAAGCACCGCGCGAAGCTGGCCGGCGTCTCCAACCCGGCGGCCGTCAAGAACCCCGACCGCATCACGGCTCACGGCCTGCGGCGCGGCCCCGCCCAGTACCTCGCCCGCAACGGCCAGGACCCCACCGCACAGGGTCGGTGGAAGCAGGGCTCAAGGACCGTCGAGAAGCACTACCTCGCCCCCGCCCGGGGTCGAGAGAACAACCCATTCATCGCGGCTCGCACTGTCGAGGAGAAGTGA